One Vicia villosa cultivar HV-30 ecotype Madison, WI linkage group LG5, Vvil1.0, whole genome shotgun sequence genomic window, TTCAAAGCTAGAGCAGCATGAAAGCTACTGCAATAATCTTGACACCAGTCCAACCCTTGTGCAGGCCTCGGACAGTCCCAAAGTGCACATTTTGGGCCCAAGAAAGCAGAAGGAGGAGGGCATGTACTTGGTAGATAGCTAGATATATGAGGAATAGCTTCCTCCTCAGAATAACCTGTACCATTGAAACCAGTATATAAGCTGTGATCAAAGTCTGGATGCAAATCAAACTGGTGATATTCTAAAGCAGGCCCATCCTGAATGTTAGTTGCCACGGCTTGAACTCCTGAGGTTGACTGCTTGCGCTCATCAACCAACGGGAAATCATGTTGCTGCTGGCCCTGTTTTACAGTTAAGCCAGGAAACTAATTTCAATTACAGGTGAGATTCAACAATGAAACAAGCTTGGGATTGACATATAGATAAATGTACAATGTGCAAGAGGAAATTTTGCTATctgaagaaaaacaaaaatctttAAAAGCAAACAAGCATAAACTCTAAggaataaacaaaccaaaccccACCAGAGCCTCTCGTTTTTTCAATcacttaaaaaaagaaaaaggtcaTTTTAACTAGCCTAATGCCCATTGCAATAGAAAGTAACCATTAAATAAACTCAGGGCAGACAATGTCGTTGAATAGGTATGGATAAAAACAGCTAACTTGTAAAGAAACAAgttgctttcaaataaaacttgatACTTGATGACTGTTCCATGCAGGCTATCAGATATAGCCCAATTTACTATGAAACATTATAAAGCAACAACCACTTCAGAgtcagtattatttatttattttcaaaacctTGCAGAGTCTATAAACTGAAACATATAGTTCATATGCCCAAGATTGATTCACAAGGTAAAATAACCCACAATCCATTTTTAGTAAAAAATTGcattaaagaaattcaaaattttgcattaagctttaaattttaaaatatgtactCAGTAGCTCCAAGTAAATGAAATTAACAACTCAATTTTCTTTCAACCACATACAAAAGGCTGGGTTTATCTTGGATAATGGAATAAGATTTATATTTATCAAATCACAAATCAGGAGACATTTTCAAAAATTATGGATAGAAATTGATAATGAATCACAAGATTCATTAAAATTAATGAACCATAAAACAATATACAAATAAAGAAAATGCTACTTTCATTTTTCTGCACATTaatctacttattttctagcatagCTATTATTAGGTTTCTCCGTGCTCTTCTCTTTCTAACTTAAAAAACCTAGCCCTCATTTTTTTCAACAACCTCTTTATTTCTCCTGTTTTGAGATGCATCAAGGTCCATAAGTCAAGTTGCATTTCACATCCAAACACGCACCAGCCCACTACCCTCACTTCCAGCAACAAACCATCCAATGCAAACCAGCAGAGGCTCACTATTACTAGAGCCCAGACTAGCCACACACACCCATCTAGGCAGCGAGTGATGGAAAACAAATCAATTTCTTTGGGCTACCTTCTTCATAAAGCTCTCCACCGATGAAAATCAGGCCACACCCAACCACCACTACCTTGTTTCATCACCACACAGATGGTTATCTCATCATCCATCTGAGATCTTAAACCAGAATTACATAAAAATTGAGATTCATGCAATCCTTACATGACCTAAGCAATTCAACATGCACTACCGGtgacaaaataataatttatataaaccgTATTGATTGAGTGAAGACTTGCATTGAGACGGCGCAAATAAAATTGCAATCCGAATGATTCAGTTATAATGTTAAGGATAGTCAAAATAAATCTGTGTGCATCAATATGCCATAATGTACTTATAACTCTACTACGAGGCAGCCGAGATGTCGAGTCGAGCAGCTAACTGTCCACTCAATTTACCGTCCGCCTCTCTTAAACCCCTTTCCATCTACCCTCCACTCGACTATTAGGTTTCTCAAAGTATATGACAACTGAATATAGTACAAGACTATAAATTAAAAATGTCTTCTTTTGTTGACTTACCCTAAGGAGAGTATTATTTAAAAGGTAAATGGAAAATTCTGTTAAAAGATTATTGCTCACTCTTAAACCGCACGCCTCTCTTAATTTATAGTCTTAATatgatttattataaaaaataataaaaataatattggttCCAATATTCAATTCATAACCAGTATACCGGAAAAGCGTCGGTCTTGAGCATCACGAAATTGAAATGCTATACCGGTTTTCGTATCAGATAGCCAAAATTCCAATACTCTTCGTTATACCGGCACTATACCAGATATTTAACAACACTGACCCACAGAAAGATATAATAGATGAAGGAGATTGTGAAGAAAAACAAATAAAGCAGCGGGAATGAAGAAACTGCTACCAAGGCATGCACATTGTGCATTTTGGCTTCTTCTATATAAACAATAGATAGATAGATAATTAGATAGATAGATACTATTCAAATTTCAAGAAAGGAGGCCATTGACTTTAAACTAAATATAGTTACATTTTCAATCCAAATTTAACAGAAGACCTTGTTTGTCCCACTGAAAGTTCAGACTTTAAAACGATCACACTAAATGTTCGatgaaaacaaattaaaataaaaagtatcGTAGCACCGTTGTCTGAAGCAGAAGAGATAAATTAAAATCTTTCTTAGCTAACATTACATGATATTAACCATTACCGAGGCATATATGAGACTATGATATATataaaaagtcaaagaaatgCACCTAATAAAGTAAAAATAGAGAAACATGAGCGTGATAGAGAGAACTTAAGCAGCCAATGCCACAGGGCCTGCAAAAATATGAAGTGCAAAatagattatttattttaaaagggAATACAAAACTCACCGCTTGAAAAATGACTTTATCCCCCGCCTGAAGAGCCTGATCATTAGGTTCAGGTTTAGGTGCAGCTAATGGACTAGaggcatcatcttcttcctcacagAGCTGCAAAAGCCGACAGATATCGGTGGAGAATGACCCAAGACTTCCACCCTAAATTCACCCACAAATACGAAAGTTAACAATCACACCTTTACCACTAATATTGCCATTCAATTTCACAATTAGCAAATTGTCATAGAAACAACTCAACAAGCTCCCGTGACACGACAATTATCTCAAACAAAGCCCACTGACTAGTCACAACTGCATTGAAGCTAATAAGAATAGCACACAAATAGTATGATCTTACTTGCTGCAAAGAAGAAGCAGGAGAAGGTTCGTTCAGTTCAGCCTTCCACTCACGAAGCATCTGATGCACTTGTTCCTCCAGAACCGCAGCATCAACAGTTCGGCTCTCCTTCCTAGCAAACTGCAAATCCATGAATGTCAGCTGCAGGTCATCAACGCGATTCTTCGCCTTGTCCTTAAAAAGCCGGTGCGATGCAGATTTGCAGCTGCTCTTCGAAATCTTCTTCATTGTCAAACCTAAAGCTCTTCCTTATAAAACCCTAAACCCACAAACACAAAAACGGAGTTTCAGTCCACCACAAGTAAAACAtgcaaaacaaaaatcaaaagaataacCCAAAAGTACACACATCTAACATGCAAATTCATTATCATGATTCATGATCAGAAGCATATTCCAGTCCAAATCATTCACAGCCCCAACTTGATCTTCAATTATATTAAAAGATTCCCTCTATTTACAACTAATTAACCGATAAACAGGGTGTGTATGAACTATAAACACAGATTCTTCTCCTGATGAAAAATAAACCCTAAACATAGATCGAGACATTTACTAGTATTGATACAGTGAAGTAGAACAGAACCAAGTCAATAAACTAGTATTCAATAAGAAATtgacaataaaaaaaacaaaacaatggAAAAAACGCAAAACGAAATGAAGAGTAAAAAGATGATGAAGATCGATTGACAGGTGTGTGTGATTGTAGGTTAGGGTTGAAATAGAACGACGGTGGTACCTCAGCTTATGTGATAATCGCTTTTTTTCACTCCGAAACAAACTGTGTTGTGAATTTTGAGGCGAAAAACGAAGGGTTCGGTTTTTTTTGGGAGTGTCTCTTCCAAAAATTGAGAAGGTGAAGAAAGTGATATATAAAGGAAACGGAGAGAGAGTTTGGGTTGATGACTTCTTTCTCTCCCTCCTTTTGCTTGCTGAATTTCTGAGGCAATAAAGCAAAGACTATTAGGATGAATTAAGATGGAGAATCAATATTAATACGTGATCAGAAGCATTTTTATTTTTggtgaataataatttaaaaaaaggtattgtaatttttttaatttttgtaagcaaaaataacataaaacaatttattaataaaaaattgtttaatacAATGTCATATTTTTACCTTGGATTTGTGATATGGAATAAAATGGAATGAAATTGAGTGGTAACTAATTAGATTTCATTGTTAAAATTTGTAAATAATAGATGGAATGTAACGTGATGtaatttatttcatttcattctgtcgttttttttttttattcatctaATTTGGTGGAACCAgacttttttaataaaataattaggcAATGAAAAAATAATTATGCAATAGACATGCGTCGAACGTGTTTGATTGGTACTTAGAATTTAAACTTAGGTCACCTCCAATTATCCAAATGGTCTTGTGACCTTGGTCCTCATATGCAAAAACAAATCCATGAACAATTTTGGATACGATTGATGGATATTCCACAAGAGTATTTGTAcccaagttttttttttaagttgcATTCAGAGTTGGAATACCACCATACATGGAAGAACCAAAATAATTGAGAGGATGATTTACATACACAACATACCCATTAAAGTTATAGAGCCTCTCATATCACACGAGTTTGCTATTTCCATAGCCAAAACACAACCTAACAGGACCTCTCGTCACCATAGGCAAGCCCTAACCACCAAAATACTACTAAGGCCTCTGGTCACCGCTACTAACTTAGAGGTACCACACACTCTTGTACTTTTTGTCAAGTACATTGGGATATACCTTATATTACAATTTCCATCTTGATATCCATTGCCATATCAACTCGTGTATATAGCTATTTCCAACCATGGTTAATAGGAAAGCATCATCCCCTATGCCAGAAAACACCGAGGGTAGCAATGATGCCAACACTCTGGCGGAGATGCGTGCCATCATGGATGAACTGCACCGTCAGAATCAAAGTTTACAAGATAGTGTCCTCAACACCCGATAACACCAACAAGATACTAAACTCCAGAGAAGATAGAAGTGTTTTACCACTAGCCCCTCTCAAACAAGATATGGGAAGCACATGTCCCTGAAGGCTTCAAGCCTCCCTCTCGAGAGAATTTCGATGGGGACATTGATCGTTATGAGCATGTCGCATCCATCTACACACAAATGGCCATCATCAGAACACCTGGATCCATGAAGTGCAATTTGTTGTTTGGCACCTTCATGGATGCAGCTTTGTGATGGCATATGGGCCAGCCCCGATCTTCCATCACCAACTATCAGGATCTGGTGAAGAAACTTGTACATCAATTAGTAAATAGTCGACACGGGAGGATGTTCATCACTAGTGTGTTCAATATACGACAGGGCCCATTAGATTCGTTGAGGAAATACCTCGCTTGGTTCAATGAGGCTACCACAAGGGTCGTCCCTCCAAACCAATAAATATTTATGGGGCATTCTAGAATGGTCTTAAAGTGAGACACTTCAATGAATTTCTCATCCAAAATCCACCATTTTGGTTAGCGAAAGTGGTCACAAGGGCGGAATGCTACATAAAGGGCGAGGAGATAAATGTCGATTAAAAGGTGCGAGACGTTAAAGAGCATGTTTCTAGCACTAAAGTCTCGCAGCACTAAAGGAATGGCAACCACATCTCTCTCATTAAGGACAAAATTGAGTTCAAGTGAGTAGGAAAAACATACGCCTCTAAAAACTTGTCATGAACATATCTGAAGGGAGGTTATCCACTTACATAACATCATTGTGCCTCTAAAGGAATAACAACTACACCTTTCCCATTACGGACAAAATTGAATTCAAGTGAGTATGAAAGACACTAGATAGCTTCACGCCTCTAAAAAATTATCGTGAACATATCTAGCGGGAGGTTATCCACATGCATAACATCACTATGCCTCCAGCCTTAAAAGAGAACTTTATGGGACCGGATCTAGACTAATACTAAGGGAATCGCACATATGACTGATACTAACTCAAGAATGAGATCAAGCAACTCATCCAAGAGAGACACCTCAAGAAGTATGTCAAATGTGATTCCTCCCAAAGGGTCAGTCAAGTCATACTTCCGTGGGCGGAACGATGCAAGGAGCCTCAGATCCACAAAAGGAAAAGAACCTTTCAAGAGGAAGGCGGCAAGGGTGTGCGTCATATGCTCAATATAATTGCAGGATGATTCACTGGTAATTAACTCCGTCCATAAAAGGTATGATCACCAAGTATTGAATATAGAAGATCTCCCCAAGGGGTCGAGAAGGCGAGCCGAAAATGCCATAAGTTGAAATTATCTTCTTACAGAAAGAAGTAACAAGCAGTCACATGCACATTGATAACCACGTGGTCATCATTGTTAGGTGTGATGATTGGGAGATCATTAGAGTTCTCGTGGACTAAGGAGGATCCACATATATCATACACCGTGAAACATTTAAGAGGCTTCTCCTCGACCTAGATGACTTTAAAACCTTCAAGGAATCAATATTTGAATTTTTCGGGGAGCAAAGACAACTAAAAGGCTATTGAGGACCACCTTAGGGGCGGAAGAACAAGCTAAGGAGATTAAGGTCAGGTATCTAGTTATTGACTATCCCTCTTTGTATAGTATGATTATAGGGCGTCCTTCTTTTAATCACTTGAGTGTCGCCTTGTCTAATTTGTAGCTATGCATGAAATATTCACTCTCTGACAGGCGGATTATAGTCATCCAAGGAGGTCATGAAATCGCTAGGAAATGCTACGCGAAAATTCTTAAACTAAAAAGGGTTCGCGCTCTATGCATGAATACCCGGAAATTTGGTTGTATAATCAAGTCGTCAGGAGAAGCTCGTCAAGATGAAAAGGCTCCCCATTCGGAAGACGAAGAGATGGAAGACTGAAATTTCAGTGGGAATTTTCATTAATGCTCATCGTTGGCTTATTATTTTACTGTTAGGCTTAACTGCAACTTTGGCCCCCCTATTTTCCCTTTTTTTGAGTTTTAGTCCCCCCGTTTCAAAAACTAGGATTTTTGATcccttttttaattattattttttattttagtcccCTTCTCAAATTGAGTCTa contains:
- the LOC131602645 gene encoding transcription factor VOZ1, whose protein sequence is MKKISKSSCKSASHRLFKDKAKNRVDDLQLTFMDLQFARKESRTVDAAVLEEQVHQMLREWKAELNEPSPASSLQQGGSLGSFSTDICRLLQLCEEEDDASSPLAAPKPEPNDQALQAGDKVIFQAGQQQHDFPLVDERKQSTSGVQAVATNIQDGPALEYHQFDLHPDFDHSLYTGFNGTGYSEEEAIPHISSYLPSTCPPPSAFLGPKCALWDCPRPAQGLDWCQDYCSSFHAALALNEGPPGMAPVLRPGGIGLKDNLLFSALSAKAQGKDVGIPECEGAATAKSPWNAPELFDLSVLEGETIREWLFFDKPRRAFESGNRKQRSLPDYSGRGWHESRKQVINEFGGLKRSYYMDPQPLNHFEWHLYEYEISKCDVCALYRLELKLVDGKKNSKAKIANDSVADLQKQMVKLSAEFPPDNKRPAKGRAKINAKVGMATVYPASHRVTPLNGTYEYGLAAPYDYLAENMGDYYGT